In a single window of the Larimichthys crocea isolate SSNF chromosome XVII, L_crocea_2.0, whole genome shotgun sequence genome:
- the LOC109143096 gene encoding uncharacterized protein LOC109143096 isoform X2, whose protein sequence is MEMWLKRSALLFFTVVVAATMTSDQVNVILDHNTAEKVEVPFGSRLIFFCNLNTTGLERFRMNLYFNVSGPPFNQKNATSDKLFYKNSSKGKDDGQDRPLSFNKTFDYPSIATHNNSGFFLCKIKIEIPALDTIVSLPREVVITSPTESFSLWWLWIILGVSAVILSILLLMCILLRRRCRQSREEPVYANTHSCSKQPSPRMPVDNLKMVPSSQNLRNPSPGRRYDEGTRRQRH, encoded by the exons ATGGAAATGTGGCTGAAACGGTCGGCTCTACTGTTCTTCACAG tgGTAGTAGCAGCCACGATGACATCGGATCAAGTCAATGTGATTCTGGATCATAATACTGCAGAAAAAGTGGAAGTTCCTTTTGGTTCCCGTCTGATTTTCTTCTGCAATTTGAATACGACTGGACTTGAGAGATTTAGGATGAACCTCTATTTTAACGTCTCTGGACCTCCGTTCAATCAGAAAAATGCGACATCTGATAAGTTATTTTACAAGAACTCCAGCAAGGGGAAGGATGATGGCCAAGACAGGCCATTATCCTTCAATAAGACTTTTGATTACCCTTCAATAgccacacacaacaacagtggATTCTTcctgtgcaaaataaaaatagagattCCTGCACTTGATACTATTGTCAGTCTTCCAAGAGAAGTAGTTATCA CGTCTCCCACAGAAAGCTTCTCGCTGTGGTGGCTGTGGATTATATTGGGAGTGTCTGCTGTCATCCTGAGCATCCTGCTGCTCATGTGTATCCTGCTGAGGAGAAGGTGCCGCCAAAGCAGAG AGGAGCCTGTCTATGCAAACACTCATTCGTGCAGCAAACAGCCCTCACCTCGGATGCCTGTGGACAACCTGAAGATGGTTCCTTCATCTCAAAACCTCCGGAACCCGAGTCCAGGCAGGAGATACGACGAGGGGACAcggagacagagacactga
- the LOC109143096 gene encoding uncharacterized protein LOC109143096 isoform X1 has product MEMWLKRSALLFFTVVVAATMTSDQVNVILDHNTAEKVEVPFGSRLIFFCNLNTTGLERFRMNLYFNVSGPPFNQKNATSDKLFYKNSSKGKDDGQDRPLSFNKTFDYPSIATHNNSGFFLCKIKIEIPALDTIVSLPREVVITNRVELTTHPSLPIVTSKPASPTESFSLWWLWIILGVSAVILSILLLMCILLRRRCRQSREEPVYANTHSCSKQPSPRMPVDNLKMVPSSQNLRNPSPGRRYDEGTRRQRH; this is encoded by the exons ATGGAAATGTGGCTGAAACGGTCGGCTCTACTGTTCTTCACAG tgGTAGTAGCAGCCACGATGACATCGGATCAAGTCAATGTGATTCTGGATCATAATACTGCAGAAAAAGTGGAAGTTCCTTTTGGTTCCCGTCTGATTTTCTTCTGCAATTTGAATACGACTGGACTTGAGAGATTTAGGATGAACCTCTATTTTAACGTCTCTGGACCTCCGTTCAATCAGAAAAATGCGACATCTGATAAGTTATTTTACAAGAACTCCAGCAAGGGGAAGGATGATGGCCAAGACAGGCCATTATCCTTCAATAAGACTTTTGATTACCCTTCAATAgccacacacaacaacagtggATTCTTcctgtgcaaaataaaaatagagattCCTGCACTTGATACTATTGTCAGTCTTCCAAGAGAAGTAGTTATCA CAAACAGAGTGGAACTTACAACGCACCCGTCACTACCCATAGTTACGAGtaaaccag CGTCTCCCACAGAAAGCTTCTCGCTGTGGTGGCTGTGGATTATATTGGGAGTGTCTGCTGTCATCCTGAGCATCCTGCTGCTCATGTGTATCCTGCTGAGGAGAAGGTGCCGCCAAAGCAGAG AGGAGCCTGTCTATGCAAACACTCATTCGTGCAGCAAACAGCCCTCACCTCGGATGCCTGTGGACAACCTGAAGATGGTTCCTTCATCTCAAAACCTCCGGAACCCGAGTCCAGGCAGGAGATACGACGAGGGGACAcggagacagagacactga